CGTCATGTTTCTCTTGGCCATGACCTGGCTGACCGATATCCGCCGTCCAACGCCTGCCGCGCTGGAAGTCCAGACCTGCACCATGCCGCCTGCCTCTTCTGACGCCCAGCCCAGCGATGCGGTATCCCCGCCTTAACCTTTCGCCCGATTCTGTAATTTGATCTGTTGGCTGCGTAGCGCCAGCGCCAGCGGCTCATACAGCGTGCGGCTGCCGTTGGGGTCGGGCAGGCCAAACAGCGGGCCAGGCGAGCGACGATCGTCTGCCCATGCTGGATATTCCACCACCGGATAGAGCGAAATACCTTCCATCGCTACACCCTGATCCAGCGCCAGTTCGACCTCGTCAGCGACAATATTCAGCCAGTTGACCCGCGCCTCGCCTTCCGCGCCGGTTTCGGCGATCAGCATCGGACGCTGGTAGCGTTGCCAGACCTCCTCCAACAACAGATGCAGCGGACGCCAGGCGGGATGCGTGGCGTTTAAGGTAGTGCCGTCGCTCAGCCATTGGTTATCGGGATAGTAATTCAGGCCGATAATATCCAGCGCTTCCGGGCTGCCGCCCAGTTCCGGGCACCGTTTGCCGCACAGCATATCCCAGGCATCAAACTGGGAAAGATGCTGACGCTGCGCCTCTTCCTGCGCGGTAGCGTTATCGGCGGCCGGAGCGACATGCACCAGCGGATCCGTTAGCACAAAGCGCGCCTGCGGATAAACCTCGCGGATCGCGGCGATAGCCGCCAGGCTGGCGCGAACCAGCTGTTTTTTTAGCGCCAGGCCGCGCCCGCTCGCATAGGGGTTAAGCCAGGCGACTTCCGCGCCGGCCCATGACCAAAAAGAGATCTGGTTAATCGGCGTAAAAAAGGGCTGTTCAATACCCTCATTGCGCATCACTTCCGCCATGGCGCGGGCAAAGCGGGCGAATGAATCCACAAACTCCACTGACCAGATATCAAGATGTTGCGGATAACCAAAGTGCGCCACTTCCCAAATCACCTGAATGCCGTGCTGACTGGCGGCATGTACCATCGGCAGGAAAGAGGACCAGTCATATTCGCCGGGCGTTTTTTCAATCAGATACCAGCGAGCGCCGTCGCGTGCGGTCAGCAGGCGATGCTCTACCAGCGCGGCATAATCCTTGTGGATCAGCATGTCGTGCCCGCTGCTGATAATCATATCCAGACGCTTGCCTTCACGGCGGCAGGCGGTCGAGCAGGGGAAACTACCCTGAAAGAAACTGTTAAACAGGGACGGTTGATGACGCTGCGATGACACGGTGGATGAGGTAACTCGCATACGGTTCTTCTCCTGGAAAAAAGGCAGGCGCGGAACGTTTCGCTAAGTCTAGACTAAATGACACTTCAGACCCGATTTTCACCGTTGATATTACGAGGAACGAGATATGCATAGCCGACTACGTATCATCCAGGGCGATATTACGCGCCAACAGGTAGACGCGATCGTGAATGCGGCGAACAGCAGCCTGCTTGGCGGTGGCGGCGTGGATGGCGCGATCCATCGCGCGGCGGGGCCGGCGCTGTTGGCCGAATGCCGCCAGCTGGCGGCGAGCCGGGGCGGCTGCCCGACCGGAGAAGCGGTGCTGACCGGTGCAGGCAATTTACCGGCGCGCGCGGTGATCCATACCGTTGGCCCGGTCTGGCGCGGCGGCGGCCATGGCGAAGCGGAGCTGCTGGCCAGCGCCTATACTCATAGTCTGCAGCTGGCGGCGGAGCAGCGTTTTGCCACCATCGCCTTTCCGGCCATCAGCACCGGGATTTATGGTTACCCAAAAGCAGCGGCGGCGACGATCGCCTTACGCGCCATCGGCCAGTTTTTGCAGCAGCACGACTATCCGCAGCAGGTGTGGCTGGTCTGTTTTGACGAGGAAAGCTATCGTCTTTATCGCCAGCATTCAGAACAGTCGGATGACGCCGGCGGAGCAGCCGGTGAATAATAACAATCAGATTTAGAAAAAAGGAAAAATAATGGCTGAAGCGCTTTACCCGCAGGATAACCTTTCGCCTGCAGACAGCCGTACTCGCCTCGCCAGGGCCGTTAAACCCCGTACCGCTCAGCATCCTCAGCACAGCGGTATCCATTCATTGAGCGATGGGCTGGATGCTTTCGCTGCCCGCTACCAGCTGCTGTCGATGGCCGAAGAGCGCATCGATATTCAGTACTACATTTGGCAGAACGATATGTCCGGGCGGCTGCTATTCAGTGCGCTGCTGGAGGCGGCAGATCGCGGCGTCCAGGTCCGTCTGCTGCTGGATGACAACAATACGATGGGGCTGGATAAAACGCTGAGCGAATTGAATCGCCATCCCCATATCGAAATCCGCTTGTTTAACCCGTTCTCTTTTCGCACCTTGCGGGCACTGGGCTATCTTAGCGACTTTGCTCGCCTCAACCGGCGCATGCACAATAAAAGCCTGACCGTTGACGATATGGTGACTATTGTCGGCGGGCGTAATATCGGCGATGAATATTTTGGCGCAGGCAAACAGCCGCTGTTTTCCGATCTGGATGTGATGGCGATCGGGCCAGTAGTGGAAGAGGTGGCGGCAGATTTTGAGCGCTACTGGCAGAGCAAAGCGGTTACCACCTTTTCCGCCGTTGTGGATAATGCGCCGGATGATTCGCGCGCGGCGGTGACGCTGCCGGAAGCCTGGCGCGACAGCGAACAGGTGCAGCGCTATATGCAGCGCCTGCAATCCTGCGGTTATATGGCGCAGCTGGACAGCGGCGAACTAGAGATGATCTGGGCGCCGACGCGTTTGTTGAGCGACGATCCGCGTAAAGGGCTGGGCAAGGCGCGGCGCGCCACTTTGCTGCCGCAGCGGATGATCGAAATTATTGGCCGCCCGCAGCGGCAGTTCGATATTATTTCCGCCTATTTTGTTCCGACGCGCGCGGGCGTAGCGCAGCTGCTGGCGCTGGTGCGCAGCGGCGTTAAAATCGCCATCCTCACCAACTCGCTGGCGGCTAACGATGTCTCGGTGGTGCATGCCGGCTATGCCAAATGGCGGAAAAAACTGCTGCGTCACGGCGTTAAGCTGTATGAGCTAAAACCGCAGGCGCACAGTGAAGAGAAACCGCACGACCGCGGGCTGACCGGCAATTCCGGCTCCAGCCTGCATGCCAAAACATTCAGCGTTGATAATGAAAAAGTATTTATCGGCTCTTTCAACTTCGATCCGCGATCGGCGGTGCTGAATACTGAAATGGGGCTGCTGATTGAAAGCGAAGTGTTGGCCAGCACTATCCACCAGCGCTTTGTCGAGGAGATGCGCGAGCGTGCCTGGACGCTGCGGTTAGATAAATGGGGCCGGGTTAACTGGGTGGAATATGAAGGCGAACCAGGAGAGATCGTGCATAAGCATGAGCCGAAAACGCGCTTTATTCAGCGGTTGCTGGTGCGTCTGGTCTGGCGTCTGCCGGTGGAGTGGTTATTGTAGCGGGCATCCTTGCCCGCCGGTGACTCAGGGGCGGGCTTTTTTGCCGGAAAACAGGAAGCGCAGCAGCGGAATGCGCAGATGAATTTCATACAGCACGAAGGCGATGCCGAAGACAAACACCAGGCCAGCGATAAAGCCCAGCGCATTATTATGAATATGCGGCGTAATAAAGATGCCGTACAGCAGCGTCAGCGGATGATGCACCAGATAGATAAACAGCGAGGCATTCACCAGCCAGGTAATGCGCGCGGAATGGGCATTTAAAAAACGGTGGCCAAAAGCGAACACCAGGTTCACCATCCACAGGCCCATCAGCATCGACACCACCGCATCGATTTCATACATCCAACCTTCGCCGCTGCTGTAGCGCTGGTTGGCCATATAGGCGAAAAACGCCAGCAGCGCGCCGAGCAGCGTCCAGGGATTAAAATGCACAAAGCGCGCTTTCAGCGCTGGATTGCGCCAGGCTAACGCGCCCAGACAGAAGAAAGGCAGATAGAACAGCGTCTGCATTACTGCGAAGTTAAACAGCCCGTCGATAAGCAGCGCTGGCTGAAAAATAAAGATCAGACGGCGGAAGAGACACCAGCACAGGCTATAAAACAGCATCGCCAGGGTTAAGGTGATCCAGCCAGGCGCGGCCGCATCGCTTTGCGTCTTCTCGGTCAGCCGACGAAACAGCAGCAGCCCCAGGGTGGTAAGAATAACCAGCACCAGCAGGAACCACAGATGGGAGATCAGCTCCCAGACCAGGGTATTCACTTTCTCGTAAGTGGAAAACTGCGCCCAGCCGTTGATTTTCCCGGTCCACTCTTTCAGCATAAAAAACTGCGGCAGGGTAATCAGCGGAATGGCGCTGAGCATCGGAATGCCGACGCGCTCTACGCGCACCTTCCACCACTCGCGCGGCGCATAACGCAACCAGAGCATATAAGAAAAGTAACCGGATATGACAAAAAACACCTGCATACGGAAAGCATGAATAAAATCATTAAACACGGTTAACCACAGCGACGGTTCGGCGCTGTTTACGGACCACTGGTGGCTGGAATAAATAAGAGAAACATGAAAAGGAACGCCAAGAAGCATCAGATAGGCGCGAATAGAATCGAAGAAATATTCACGCTGCTGGGGTTTAGTACGCATAGTCATCCAGTTTTAGTATGTTTTATATACCGGTTCGCCCTGAACCTGACAAAAGTAAGCGCTTTACTTTACCGGAACGGGAATCCATATAATATCAGCCGATTCTGTAACAGACGATCAACGCAGAGATAAGTCCTGAACGCAGAGAATACAGGAACAAAACGAGGGGTATACTGTCGGAAAACCGAATAATCCATTAATATGGATGGGATTGATTTAAGCACACGAAAGGGGGGGATGTGCTGATTACTAACAAAAATAAATCGGGACTGAAAAAACTGCACTGGGTCAGTGCGGCAGTTCTGTTTGCCTTGTCTACCAACAACAGTTGGGCTTTTAGCATTGATGATGTAGCAAAAGAGGCAAAATCGTTAGCTGGAAAAAGCTTTGAAGCGCCGAAGAGCAATTTGCCCTCTCAGTTCCGTGACATGAAATATGCTGACTATCAGCAAATTCAGTTTAATCACGATAAAGCCTATTGGCATAAACTGAAAACGCCTTTCAAACTGGAGTTTTATCATCAGGGCATGTATTTCGATACCCCGGTGAAACTTCATGAAATCACCGCTAATGCGGTACGGGAAATCAAATACAGCCCGGAATATTTTAATTTTGGCAATGTTCAGCACGATCCGGAAACCATTAAGAACCTGGGCTTCGCCGGTTTTAAAGTGCTCTATCCATTGAACGCCAAAGATAAAGATGACGAAATTACCAGCTTCCTCGGTGCCAGCTATTTCCGCGTCATTGGCGGCGGCCAGGTTTATGGCCTCTCTTCTCGCGGCTTAGCGATCGATACCGCGCTGCCGTCCGGCGAAGAGTTTCCGCGCTTCCGCGAATTCTGGATTGAGCGTCCGAAGCCGCAGGATAAACAGCTGGTTATCTATGCGCTGCTTGATTCGCCGCGCGCCACCGGCGCTTATCGCTTTGTGCTGCGTCCGGGCAAAGATACCAACGTAGATGTACAGGCAAAAGTCTATCTGCGTGACAAAGTGGGCAAACTGGGCGTTGCGCCATTGACCAGTATGTTCCTCTATGGCCCGAATCAGCCTTCTCCGATAGTCAACTATCGTCCTTCTCTGCATGATTCCAACGGTCTGTCGATTCATGCCGGTAACGGCGAATGGATCTGGCGTCCGCTGAATAACCCGAAACATCTGGCGGTCAGCACCTTTACCGTGGAAAACCCGAAAGGTTTCGGCCTGCTGCAGCGCGGACGCGAGTTCAACCAGTATCAGGATCTCGACGATCGTTACGATCTGCGCCCAAGCGGCTGGATCGAGCCGCAGGGCGACTGGGGTAAAGGTCGCGTAGAGCTGGTCGAAATCCCGACGGCAGATGAAACCAACGATAATATCGTCGCCTTCTGGACGCCGGAGAACCTGCCGGAGCCGGGCAAGGAAATGAACTTTAAATATCGTTTGCACTTTACCCGTGATGAAGACCAGCTGCACTCGCCGGATACCGCCTGGGTGAAAAACACGCTGCGTTCTACCGGCGATGTGAAACAGTCAAACCTGGTGCGCCAGCCAGACGGCACCCTCGCGTTTGTGGTGGATTTCGTCGGTCAGGATATGAGCGCGCTGCCGGATAACACACCGGTCGCCCCTCAGGTGAGCATCGGCAATAACGGTGAGATTGTGGAACAGAGCGTGCGCTACAACCCGGTGACCAAAGGCTGGCGTTTAATGCTGCGCATTCGTGTGAAAGACAATAAGCAGCCGACCGAAATGCGTGCCGCACTGGTTAACGGTGATAAGACGCTGACGGAAACATGGAGCTATCAGTTGCCTGCCAATGAATAAATCAATCCTAACTCCCGCTGACTATATCGACGCGCTGCCGCTGCCGCCGGACGGCAAAGCGGCGCTGTCGGCAAACCTGCCCGCCCCGGAGGCGGGCGGTGAAGTTTACAGTAAACTGCATCAGCAGCTGGGCCAGAACGGTCCGGCCGAAGCGCGTCCCGACGACGCGCCGCTGACCTCGGTAAAGTCACGTATTGAAATGAGCTGGCCGGAGTCGCTGGACGACGGTAAACAGTTCAGCGAGGATTATCTCGGTCGTACTACGCTGAAGGCGATGCCGCCGGTAAAGCGCTCGCTGATGTTCCCGGAAGCCTGGCGTACCAACCCGCTGGCGCGCGCCTGGGATTCGCTGCGCGGACGTAAGTCAACGCCGCGCTACGCCTCAGCGGAAGAGCAGCGTCAGGAAGACAAATGGCGTCATGTGGGATCGATTCGTCGCTATATCCTGCTGATCCTGACGGTTTTCCAGACGGTGATCGCCACCTGGTATATGAAGACGATTCTGCCTTACCAGGGCTGGGCGCTGATCGATCCGATGGATATGCTCAACCAGAACTGGCAACAGTCGCTGCTGCAGCTGCTGCCTTATGTCCTGCAAACCGGGATACTCTTTCTGTTCGCCATTCTGTTCTGCTGGGTATCGGCCGGTTTCTGGACGGCGCTGATGGGTTTCCTTCAGCTGCTAATCGGGCGCGATAAATACAGTATCTCTTATACGCTTACCGGCAATGAGCCGATCGATCCTAACCACCGCACCGCGTTGATTATGCCGATCTGTAACGAAGACGTAGAGCGCGTTTTCGCCGGTTTGCGCGCTACCTGGGAATCGGTGGTGCGTAGCGGAGAGAGCCAGCATTTCGATGTTTATATCCTGAGCGACAGCTACGATGCCGATATCGCGCTGGCAGAGCAGAAAGCCTGGATGGAGCTGGTGCGTGACGTGGGCGGGGCAGGGAAGATCTTTTATCGCCGCCGCCGCCGCCGCGTGAAACGTAAAAGCGGCAACATCGATGACTTCTGCCGCCGCTGGGGCAGCCAGTACAGCTATATGGTGGTGCTGGATGCGGATAGCGTGATGAGCGGCGAGTGTCTGACCGGTCTGGTGCGCATGATGGAAGCGAATCCCAACGCCGGTATTATCCAATCTTCGCCGAAGGCATCCGGAATGGATACGCTCTATGCGCGCTGTCAGCAGTTTGCCACGCGCGTTTACGGGCCGCTGTTTACCGCTGGGCTTCACTTCTGGCAGTTGGGCGAGTCGCACTATTGGGGCCATAACGCCATTATCCGCGTGAAGCCGTTTATAGAGCACTGCGCGCTGGCGCCGCTGCCGGGCGAAGGCTCGTTTGCCGGATCGATTCTTTCCCATGACTTTGTCGAAGCTGCGCTGATGCGCCGCGCCGGCTGGGGCGTATGGATTGCCTACGATCTGCCCGGCTCGTATGAAGAGCTGCCGCCGAACCTGCTGGATGAGCTGAAGCGCGACCGCCGCTGGTGTCACGGCAACCTGATGAACTTCCGTCTGTTCCTGGTGAAAGGGATGCATCCGGTGCACCGCGCGGTGTTCCTGACCGGCGTGATGTCCTATCTTTCGGCGCCGTTGTGGTTCCTGTTCCTTGCGCTCTCTACCGCCTTGCAGGTGGTGCATACGCTAATGGAGCCGCAATACTTCCTGCAGCCGCGCCAGCTGTTTCCGGTGTGGCCGCAGTGGCGACCGGAGCTGGCGATCGCGCTGTTCTCTACCACGCTGGTGCTGCTGTTCCTGCCGAAGCTGCTGAGTGTGGTGCTGATCTGGTTTAAAGGTGCGAAAGGCTACGGCGGCGCGCTGCGTCTGCTGGTGTCGATGCTGCTGGAGATGCTGTTCTCGGTACTGCTGGCACCGGTTCGTATGCTGTTCCATACGGTATTCGTCGTCAGCGCCTTCCTTGGTTGGGAAGTGGTGTGGAATTCTCCGCAGCGTGACGATGATGCGACGCCGTGGAGCGAAGCGTTCCGTCGTCATGGTTCGCAAATGCTGCTGGGCATTGTCTGGGCCGTCGGCATGGGCTGGCTGGATCTGAACTTCCTGTGGTGGCTGTCGCCAATTGTCTTCTCGCTGATCCTGTCGCCGTTTGTGTCGGTGGTCTCCAGCCGGGCAAGCAATGGACTGGCGACCAAACGCGCGAAGCTGTTCCTGATCCCGGAAGAGTACGATCCGCCGAAAGAGCTGGTGGATACCGATACCTATCTGCAGCTGAACCGCGAGCGGGCGCTGAAGCACGGCTTTATGCATGCGCTGTTCCATCCGTCGTTTAATGCGCTGGCAACCGCGCTGGCGACCTCGCGTCACCTGAAAAGCGATCTGCTGGATTATGCGCGTGACCGTCGTGTTGAGCATGCCTTAAGCGATACGCCGGCGAAGCTGAGCCGCGATGAGCGCCTGGCGCTAATTAGCGATCCGGTTACGCTGGCACGTCTGCACTATCGTCTGTGGCAGGATGCGGAAAAGTACCATGAGTGGCAGGATTACTACCGTACGCTACAGCTTAATCCGCTGGTGTTGGCGACGGTGAAATAACCCCGCTATTCCGCCTCTGCAACGTGGCGCGTCCGCTGCGGCGGGGTGAGCACTATTCAATAGCGGCCTGCGGGCCGCTTTTTTATTCGCCGCTTTAGGCTATTTTTAATAACAGCGGACACGCCAACGCTACAGCGCCAAACGACGCCGCTTGAGAGAGGTAACGGGTTGAAAAAAGGATTACGCAGCGCAGCATTGCTGACGCTGGTACTGCTGTTAACCGGCTGCGGCAGCATCATCAGCCGCACTATGCCCGGGCAGGGGCACGGCAATCAATATTATCCCGGCGTACAGTGGGATGTGCGCGACACGCCGTGGCGTTTTATCACCCTTCTCGACGTGCCGCTGTCGGCCCTGCTGGATACGCTGCTGTTACCAGTGGATGCGCATCACGGGCCGTATGAATAACGGGTAGGAGATTACCAGCGGTCTGATTCGTTATTGCTGCCGCTGTCTTCCCACTCCTGAGCGACCGCTTCGCCCTCTTCGGTATCCAACGGCGGTTCCAGCTGGAATTCGCCTTCATCCCATTCGTGTAGCGTGTTCTCCGGCATCCATTCCTGGCGCAGCTCCACTTCATCGAAGTCGCCATCGAAAATAGCCTGCGCAGCTTCACCGGTACGGATCGGCGACAGCTCGCCGTCGTCGCTTTCGTCAGCGAGGAACTCCGCCTGCCACATGATTTCGCCATCCTGCATCACATATTTTTGCAGATTGAATTGCCCAACTGAAATCTCATCTTCATCCAGTTCGGGGTTATTCGCCAGGAACTCTTCGCGGGCGCTATCGATAGCTTCTTCCAGTGTGCTAAACATGCTCATCAGTCTCTCCTAATCTCCTCAAGGATGGTTTCAGGAAAGAATAGACGAAGTTTTCACACCGCATAGCGTCAACGCTAAAAAAACTGCCCGCAGCGGGGCAAATCAGACCCTTTCGCTCCGTAGCGGAACGAAAGGGAAAAGAAGGGGTTAGTAAAGTTTCTCTTTGCCAGGCGGACGGGTTTTAAAACGACGATGTAGCCACATATACTGCTCCGGCGCCATCAGTACCGCCTCTTCCACAATCTGATTCATCCGCCGTGCGGTAGCTTCTTCGTTATCGGTCGGCACATCTTGCACGTCTGGCAGAACAATCAGCTCATAGCCTTTACCGTGCGGCAGACGACGCGGCAGAAAGGGGATTACGGCCGGTTTCGCGGTGCGGATTAGCATATAACTGCCTTTGGTCGAGGCGGCATCCGGCACGGCGAAAAAGGGCACAAAGACGCTGCTTTTCGGGCCGTAATCGTGATCGGGCGCGTACCAGATGATCTCGCCCGCTTTTAGCGCACGGATCATGCCTTTCAGATCCTTACGATCGATCATGCTCTTATTCGAGCGCATCCGACCCCAGGTTTGCAGCCAGTCGATCAGCGGGTTGTCATTAGGGCGATAAACGCCGATGCCCGGATTCAGCAAGCCGAACATACGCGCCCCCAACTCCAGAGAGAGAAAATGCATCCCAATCAGCAGAATACCTTTTTGCTCGCGCTTCGCCTGCTGAATGTGTTCATCACCGATACCGGTGAACCATTTACGCACCCGCCAGTCAGGCCAGAACCAGGCAATGCCGGTTTCCAGAAAACCCATACCGACCGATTCAAAATTACGCTTCAGCAGCGCATCGCGTTCAGCGGGCGGCATCTGAGGAAAGCAAAGTTCGATATTACGTTGGGCGATCGCCGCGCGTCGTTTCATCACGCGCATCGACAGGCGGCCCAAACCGCAACCCAGACGATAAAGCACCGGATAGGGCAGCAACACCACCAGATAAAGCAGGCCAATACCAAGCCAGAGTAACCAATAACGCGGATGGAGCAGGGCGCGAGAAAATTGAGGCAACTGAGTCATATTCTTCCAGTTATTCGTTGCGACAGGTAAAAAACGCCGCAGTGTCCAATTTAAGGGGCGTATTGTGCCATTTTTTTCGTTATTGCTGAAAGCGGGTTGTCAGTCAGAGAGATCGGCAGCGCATTTGCTGCGCTGCCGGTAAGATTAAAGATTAAACAAACCTTTCACTTCGTGCGGTTCACAGCGCCAGTATTGTGGCGGCGCCTGCACTTTTTCGCCCAGTTCGGCAGCGGCGTGCCACGGCCAGCGCGGATCGTAAAGCATCGCGCGTGCCAGCGCGACCGCATCGGCCTCGCCGTTGACCAGCACCGCTTCCGCCTGTTGCGGTTCGGTAATCAATCCCACAGCGATGACGGGCATGGTGGTCATTGCCGCTTTAATCCCGGCGGCGAAAGGCACCTGATAGTTCGGGCCGACGCTGATCTGCTGCTGCGGCGACAGGCCGCCGCTGGAGACGTGAATATAGTCGCAGCCGGCCGCTTCCAGCGCCTTGCTCAGCGCAATGGACTGTTCTTCATCCCAGCCGCCTTCCACCCAGTCGGAGGCGGAAATACGTACGCCCACCGCTTTATCACGCGGGAAGACGCGACGCACTTCATCGTAAATTTCCAGTACCAGGCGCATACGATTTTCAAGCGAACCGCCATATTCATCGTCACGCTGATTGGATAACGGCGAAAGGAACTGATGTAACAGGTAGCCGTGCGCGGCGTGAATTTCCACCAGCTCAAAGCCCAGCCGATCGGCGCGAATAGCGCTGTCGATAAAGGCCTGTTTGATCTCGGCGATACGCTCTTTGCTCAGCGCCAGCGGGGCGTCGTCGTTTTCGCTGTAGGGCAGCGCCGAAGGGGCGGAGGTTTGCCAGCCGCCCTGCTGCGGGGTCAAAAATCCACCGCCGCGCCATGGCACGTCGCAGGAAGCTTTACGTCCGGCATGGCCCAGTTGGATTCCCAGCGGCATGGTCGCATAGCGTTTCACATTATTGATGGTTTCCGCCAGCGCCTGCTCGGTTTCATCATCCCATAGCCCCAGATCCTGCGGCGTAATGCGCCCGGCAGGCTCAACGGCGGTGGCTTCGATAATCAGTAGTCCGGCGCCGGAAAGAGAGAGATGGCCCAGGTGAATTTGATGCCAGGGCGTGGTTTTGCCCTGTTCCGCCGAGTACTGACACATTGGCGCAATGATGATGCGATTACTGAGCGATAACTTGCCCAACTGCAGCGGCGTAAATAGCTGACTCATTTTGTTCTCCATCTGTTATCACCAGGGTGATAGTAAGTTCGCTAATGATATAACACGGCTTAAGGTGATTGGCAGCGCGGTTAGTTGTCAGTATGTGCGGTAAGACAAGTTCGTCAAATGGTGAAAATATGCTGCAAGGCTTTGCTTCACTGTTAAATAAGGTATGATGTCGCCCGCAAAAAAAGCTCACTACCGGGAAAGAACACCATGCCAGTGTTACATAACCTTGTTTCAAACAAAGAGCTGAAGGCGCGCATGCTGGCCGAAACCGAGCCGCGCACCACAGTCTCCTTCTATAAATATTTCACTATCGCCGATCCGAAAGCGTTTCGTGATGCGCTTTATCTGGCGCTGACCGAGCTGAAAGTTTTTGGCCGTATTTATGTCGCCCATGAAGGGATTAACGCGCAGGTTAGCGTGCCGGCCAGCCTCTATCCGCGTATGCAGGAAACTTTGTATGGCTTCGATCCGGCGTTGAATAATCTGCGCATGAATATTGCGCTGGATGATGACGGCAAATCTTTCTGGGTGCTGCGGTTGAAGGTGCGCGATCGCATTGTCGCCGACGGCATTGAAGATGAAAATTTTGATGCCAGCCAGGTGGGCGCCTATCTGAAGGCGGATGAAGTTAATGCCATGCTGGACGATCCGGATGCCGTGTTTGTTGATATGCGCAACCACTATGAATATGAAGTGGGCCATTTTGACAAGGCGCTGGAGATCCCTGCCGATACGTTCCGCGATCAGCTGCCGATGGCAGTAGAGATGCTGCAGGATAAGAAAGATAAAAAGATCGTTATGTACTGCACCGGCGGTATTCGCTGTGAAAAAGCCAGTGCCTGGATGCTGCATAACGGTTTCGAGCAGGTGTACCATGTGGAAGGCGGCATTATTGAGTATGCGCGCCGCGCGCGCGAGCAGGGCCTGCCGGTGCGTTTTAAAGGGAAAAATTTTGTCTTTGACGAACGCATGGGAGAGCGCATTTCCGATGATGTGATTGCTCACTGTCACCAGTGCGGCGCGCCGTGCGATACACACGTTAACTGCGTGAACGATGGTTGCCATCTGCTGTTTATTCAGTGCCCTTCCTGCGCCGAGAAGTTTCAGCATTGCTGTAGCCCGATGTGTATGGAAGAAGCGGCGTTGCCGCCGGAAGAGCAGCGCGCACGTCGCGCCGGGCGTGAAACCAGCAATAAGATCTTTAATAAGTCGCGCGGCCTGTTAACTGCCACGCTGGCGATTCCGGCGCCGACCGATAACAAGTAACAGCCGCTCGGGGGAGAGGATAAACACTCTCGATCAGGAAAATTGCCAAAAAAGCTGCTCGGGAGAGCTCGCAAAGGTTAAAAGGCGCCTGCGCAGGGCGATCGTAAAGGTTTAAACATGCCTGCGCAGGCAGCTCGTAAAAGACTGATACGCGCCTTGAGTTTAGCGTCAGCCTTTTAAAGGCTGTATGGTCTACTTCTGAGGTATGCCTTCCACAGAAATCATCATGGCCTGGTTCTGACGCAAGCCTTTCACAGAGATCATCATGACTTATTTCTGGCATACAAATATGGTCTACTTCTGACGCACGCCTTCCACAGAAATCATCAGCTCCACTTCCTGCGAAGCCGGACCAAGATCGGTGGTGATGTTAAAATCCTTTAACGCCAGCTTGCCTTCGGCCTCAAAGCCAGCACGATAGCCGCCCCACGGATCGTCGCCCTGGCCCAGCATTTTCGCTTCCAGCGTTATCGGCTTGGTTACGCCGTTCAGCGTCAGGTTGCCGGTGATATCCAGCTCGTCGCCATCTTTTTTCACGCCGGTAGAGACAAAGGTCGCCTGCGGGAATTTGCTGGCATTCAAAAACTCGGCGCTGCGCAG
This Mixta hanseatica DNA region includes the following protein-coding sequences:
- a CDS encoding NADH:flavin oxidoreductase/NADH oxidase, encoding MSQLFTPLQLGKLSLSNRIIIAPMCQYSAEQGKTTPWHQIHLGHLSLSGAGLLIIEATAVEPAGRITPQDLGLWDDETEQALAETINNVKRYATMPLGIQLGHAGRKASCDVPWRGGGFLTPQQGGWQTSAPSALPYSENDDAPLALSKERIAEIKQAFIDSAIRADRLGFELVEIHAAHGYLLHQFLSPLSNQRDDEYGGSLENRMRLVLEIYDEVRRVFPRDKAVGVRISASDWVEGGWDEEQSIALSKALEAAGCDYIHVSSGGLSPQQQISVGPNYQVPFAAGIKAAMTTMPVIAVGLITEPQQAEAVLVNGEADAVALARAMLYDPRWPWHAAAELGEKVQAPPQYWRCEPHEVKGLFNL
- a CDS encoding YceK/YidQ family lipoprotein, producing MKKGLRSAALLTLVLLLTGCGSIISRTMPGQGHGNQYYPGVQWDVRDTPWRFITLLDVPLSALLDTLLLPVDAHHGPYE
- a CDS encoding Kdo(2)-lipid IV(A) acyltransferase, which encodes MTQLPQFSRALLHPRYWLLWLGIGLLYLVVLLPYPVLYRLGCGLGRLSMRVMKRRAAIAQRNIELCFPQMPPAERDALLKRNFESVGMGFLETGIAWFWPDWRVRKWFTGIGDEHIQQAKREQKGILLIGMHFLSLELGARMFGLLNPGIGVYRPNDNPLIDWLQTWGRMRSNKSMIDRKDLKGMIRALKAGEIIWYAPDHDYGPKSSVFVPFFAVPDAASTKGSYMLIRTAKPAVIPFLPRRLPHGKGYELIVLPDVQDVPTDNEEATARRMNQIVEEAVLMAPEQYMWLHRRFKTRPPGKEKLY
- a CDS encoding MysB family protein, whose protein sequence is MSMFSTLEEAIDSAREEFLANNPELDEDEISVGQFNLQKYVMQDGEIMWQAEFLADESDDGELSPIRTGEAAQAIFDGDFDEVELRQEWMPENTLHEWDEGEFQLEPPLDTEEGEAVAQEWEDSGSNNESDRW
- the mdoH gene encoding glucans biosynthesis glucosyltransferase MdoH — protein: MNKSILTPADYIDALPLPPDGKAALSANLPAPEAGGEVYSKLHQQLGQNGPAEARPDDAPLTSVKSRIEMSWPESLDDGKQFSEDYLGRTTLKAMPPVKRSLMFPEAWRTNPLARAWDSLRGRKSTPRYASAEEQRQEDKWRHVGSIRRYILLILTVFQTVIATWYMKTILPYQGWALIDPMDMLNQNWQQSLLQLLPYVLQTGILFLFAILFCWVSAGFWTALMGFLQLLIGRDKYSISYTLTGNEPIDPNHRTALIMPICNEDVERVFAGLRATWESVVRSGESQHFDVYILSDSYDADIALAEQKAWMELVRDVGGAGKIFYRRRRRRVKRKSGNIDDFCRRWGSQYSYMVVLDADSVMSGECLTGLVRMMEANPNAGIIQSSPKASGMDTLYARCQQFATRVYGPLFTAGLHFWQLGESHYWGHNAIIRVKPFIEHCALAPLPGEGSFAGSILSHDFVEAALMRRAGWGVWIAYDLPGSYEELPPNLLDELKRDRRWCHGNLMNFRLFLVKGMHPVHRAVFLTGVMSYLSAPLWFLFLALSTALQVVHTLMEPQYFLQPRQLFPVWPQWRPELAIALFSTTLVLLFLPKLLSVVLIWFKGAKGYGGALRLLVSMLLEMLFSVLLAPVRMLFHTVFVVSAFLGWEVVWNSPQRDDDATPWSEAFRRHGSQMLLGIVWAVGMGWLDLNFLWWLSPIVFSLILSPFVSVVSSRASNGLATKRAKLFLIPEEYDPPKELVDTDTYLQLNRERALKHGFMHALFHPSFNALATALATSRHLKSDLLDYARDRRVEHALSDTPAKLSRDERLALISDPVTLARLHYRLWQDAEKYHEWQDYYRTLQLNPLVLATVK